Proteins encoded within one genomic window of Choristoneura fumiferana chromosome 28, NRCan_CFum_1, whole genome shotgun sequence:
- the LOC141443815 gene encoding sorting and assembly machinery component 50 homolog, protein MGTVHAKAEQGQGDSGEMVSGGGLFEFEAADADSEPILPKPTIKLDGVRARVDRVHVEGLARTRDDLVRGAVDDLFHATHFQDVVLRAHRVRRALDALGCFRSVGVFIDVSHGPHATPEGLEVQDTRDTRDTRRCGARWTRWAASGRWACSSTCPTGRTPRPRGSRYKTHATHATHAGAARAGRAGLLPVGGRVHRRVPRAARHARGARGTRHTRHTRHTQVRRALDALGCFRSVGVFIDVSHGPHATPEGLEVTFQVKELSRIVGGVNTTVTENEGNLVLGVKLPNVFGRGEKIQSEYSMGYRSSSNFSVAATKPYPHKAWVPVLSASVYQQNHEYPWSGYRLLDRGLLLGVAFNTSPATKHQLQWEGLVRETAVLSKTTSFKIRESSGPQMKSVLRHIVSVDHRDEPIFPTRGTWVQFSSEVAGLGGGVAHVKTEMQAQANVELMENVVLQVTGAAGILHDVFGTELPDNFFLGGPTGVRGFRQRGLGPQQDGHALGGRMYWAGGAHVFLPLPFRPGGAGGGLVRRLGELSPAARSSNAGCLADPGQRGVSQLEALSLVRVSCGAGVALRLGRVARLELNYALPLVARKGDQPAPGLSFGVGGHFL, encoded by the exons GCGCGCGTGGACCGCGTGCACGTGGAGGGCCTGGCGCGGACGCGGGACGACCTGGTGCGCGGCGCGGTCGATGACCTGTTCCACGCCACGCACTTCCAGGACGTGGTGCTGAGGGCGCACAGG GTGCGGCGCGCGCTGGACGCGCTGGGCTGCTTCCGGTCGGTGGGCGTGTTCATCGACGTGTCCCACGGGCCGCACGCCACGCCCGAGGGGCTCGAGGTACAAGACACACGCGACACACGCGACACACGCAGGTGCGGCGCGCGCTGGACGCGCTGGGCTGCTTCCGGTCGGTGGGCGTGTTCATCGACGTGTCCCACGGGCCGCACGCCACGCCCGAGGGGCTCGAGGTACAAGACACACGCGACACACGCGACACACGCAGGTGCGGCGCGCGCTGGACGCGCTGGGCTGCTTCCGGTCGGTGGGCGTGTTCATCGACGTGTCCCACGGGCCGCACGCCACGCCCGAGGGGCTCGAGGTACAAGACACACGCGACACACGCGACACACGCAGGTGCGGCGCGCGCTGGACGCGCTGGGCTGCTTCCGGTCGGTGGGCGTGTTCATCGACGTGTCCCACGGGCCGCACGCCACGCCCGAGGGGCTCGAG GTGACGTTCCAGGTGAAGGAGCTGTCCAGGATCGTGGGCGGGGTCAACACCACCGTCACCGAGAACGAGGGCAATCTCGTGCTGG GCGTGAAGCTGCCGAACGTGTTCGGGCGCGGGGAGAAGATCCAGTCGGAGTACAGTATGGGGTACCGCAGCTCGTCCAACTTCAGCGTCGCCGCCACCAAGCCCTACCCGCACAAGGCCTGGGTGCCCGT GCTGTCCGCGTCGGTGTACCAGCAGAACCACGAGTACCCGTGGTCGGGCTACCGGCTGCTGGACCGCGGGCTGCTGCTCGGCGTCGCCTTCAACACCTCGCCCGCC ACGAAGCACCAGCTGCAGTGGGAGGGTCTGGTGCGCGAGACGGCCGTGCTCAGCAAAACCACCAGCTTCAAGATTCGCGAGAGCAGCG GTCCACAGATGAAGTCTGTCCTGCGGCACATAGTGTCGGTGGACCACCGCGACGAGCCCATCTTCCCGACGCGCGGGACGTGGGTTCAGTTCTCGAGCGAGGTCGCCGGGCTGGGCGGCGGCGTGGCGCACGTCAAGACAGAAATGCAGGCGCAGGCCAACGTCGAGCTGATGGAGAATGTG GTGTTGCAAGTGACGGGCGCGGCGGGCATACTCCACGACGTGTTCGGGACCGAGCTGCCGGACAACTTCTTCCTGGGGGGGCCCACCGGCGTGCGGGGCTTCAG GCAGCGCGGGCTCGGCCCCCAGCAGGACGGACACGCGCTCGGCGGACGG ATGTACTGGGCGGGCGGCGCGCACGTGTTCCTCCCGCTGCCGTTCCGTCCGGGCGGGGCGGGGGGCGGGCTGGTGCGCCGGCTGGGCGAGCTGTCCCCCGCAGCGCGTTCCTCAAACGCCGGCTGCCTCGCCGACCCCGGTCA GAGGGGCGTGTCCCAGCTGGAGGCGCTGTCGCTGGTGCGTGTGTCGTGCGGCGCGGGCGTCGCGCTGCGGctggggcgcgtggcgcggctggagctgaactacgcgctgccgctggtggcgcgcaagggggaccagcccgcgccggggctcagctttggcgtcggcgggcacttcctgtag